A genomic segment from Candidatus Krumholzibacteriia bacterium encodes:
- a CDS encoding sodium:solute symporter, translating to MLSTFDWVVIAAYFVGVFALAFGVARAERTRSTAQEYFLAGRHTGWFVIGASLFASNIGSEHLVGLAGTGAATGLAVGQFEILASLILLLLGWVFVPFYVRSAVVTMPEFLERRYSPGARAYLAAISILGYVLTKISVTIYAGGIVFEALMGIDFWTGALIVVAVTGVYTIFGGLRAVLYTDMLQMFVLIGGAIGVTVVGLNAVGGWSELRASVPDEFFSVWRPADDPDFPWTGIVLGAPILGIWYWCTDQFIVQRVLAARDEDQARKGTVFAGFLKILPLFIFVLPGVIATALANSGQLELNRPDEALPVLVSTLLPVGLRGLVVAGLLAALMSSLSSVLNSCSTLVTWDIYGRLRPEASQRQLVVVGQVVTVVLVGVSLLWIPLMENISGKLYQYMQSVQAYISPPIAAVFLLGIASKRVNGAGALASLLAGFVLGMGRLVLELNKDALGDGLLYAYADLNFLHFAVLLFVICTLVLVGVSLATTAMGDMRLRGLTFQTLGDEEMEPAHTTTKLWSVVLLLCVIAVWIVFR from the coding sequence TTGCTGAGTACCTTCGACTGGGTCGTCATCGCCGCCTACTTCGTGGGCGTGTTCGCACTGGCTTTCGGCGTGGCCCGGGCGGAGAGAACACGTTCGACGGCACAGGAGTACTTCCTGGCCGGCCGCCACACGGGCTGGTTCGTGATCGGGGCGTCGCTGTTCGCGTCGAACATCGGTTCGGAGCACCTGGTCGGGCTCGCGGGCACCGGTGCGGCGACCGGGCTCGCCGTGGGGCAGTTCGAGATCCTGGCCTCGCTGATCCTGTTGCTGCTCGGCTGGGTGTTCGTGCCCTTCTACGTGCGCAGTGCCGTGGTGACCATGCCCGAGTTCCTGGAGCGGCGCTACTCGCCGGGGGCGCGGGCCTATCTCGCCGCGATCTCGATCCTGGGCTACGTGCTCACGAAGATCAGTGTGACGATCTACGCCGGGGGCATCGTCTTCGAAGCCCTCATGGGGATCGATTTCTGGACGGGCGCGCTGATCGTAGTCGCCGTGACCGGCGTATACACGATCTTCGGCGGACTGCGGGCGGTGCTGTACACCGACATGCTCCAGATGTTCGTGCTCATCGGGGGCGCGATCGGTGTCACGGTGGTCGGGTTGAACGCCGTCGGAGGATGGTCGGAGCTCCGCGCCTCGGTGCCCGACGAATTCTTCAGTGTGTGGCGTCCCGCCGACGATCCCGACTTCCCCTGGACGGGCATCGTGCTCGGCGCGCCGATCCTGGGTATCTGGTACTGGTGCACCGATCAGTTCATCGTCCAGCGCGTGCTCGCCGCGCGCGACGAGGACCAGGCGCGCAAGGGGACGGTGTTCGCGGGCTTCCTCAAGATCCTGCCGCTGTTCATCTTCGTGTTGCCCGGCGTGATCGCGACCGCGCTGGCCAACTCGGGTCAGCTCGAACTGAATAGGCCCGACGAGGCGCTGCCGGTGCTCGTGAGCACTCTGCTGCCGGTGGGACTGCGTGGTCTGGTCGTCGCTGGTCTGTTGGCCGCACTCATGAGTTCGCTGAGCAGCGTACTGAACTCGTGCTCGACCCTGGTCACGTGGGATATCTACGGTCGACTCCGGCCCGAAGCGTCGCAGCGGCAGCTCGTGGTGGTGGGGCAGGTCGTGACCGTCGTGCTCGTCGGCGTGTCGCTGCTGTGGATTCCACTCATGGAGAACATCTCGGGCAAACTCTACCAGTACATGCAGAGCGTGCAGGCCTACATCAGCCCGCCCATCGCCGCGGTGTTCCTCCTCGGGATCGCGTCGAAGCGGGTGAACGGAGCCGGCGCGCTGGCCAGTCTGCTGGCCGGATTCGTGCTGGGAATGGGACGCTTGGTGCTCGAGTTGAACAAGGACGCGCTGGGTGACGGCCTGCTCTACGCCTACGCCGACCTGAACTTCCTGCACTTCGCAGTGCTCTTGTTCGTGATCTGCACGCTGGTGCTGGTCGGGGTCTCACTGGCCACGACCGCCATGGGCGACATGCGCCTTCGGGGTCTCACCTTCCAGACGCTCGGAGACGAGGAGATGGAGCCGGCCCACACGACGACGAAGCTCTGGAGCGTGGTGCTGCTGCTCTGCGTCATCGCCGTGTGGATCGTGTTCCGCTGA
- a CDS encoding P-II family nitrogen regulator gives MRLIIAITRPEKLHDVLEALYHREVRGLTISRCQGHGGETSEVATYRGTRVKMELVEKIRLEIAVSQAFVDVTVDTIATVARTGDVGDGKIIVQPLDQTIRICTGEHDADAVTPAGPVVE, from the coding sequence ATGAGGCTGATCATCGCGATCACCCGTCCCGAGAAGCTGCACGACGTTCTCGAGGCGCTGTACCACCGCGAGGTACGGGGGCTGACGATCTCCCGCTGCCAGGGACACGGCGGCGAAACGAGCGAGGTGGCCACCTATCGTGGGACCCGCGTGAAGATGGAACTCGTGGAGAAGATCCGTCTGGAGATCGCCGTGTCGCAGGCCTTCGTCGACGTGACCGTCGACACGATCGCCACCGTCGCCCGGACCGGAGACGTGGGCGACGGCAAGATCATCGTCCAGCCGCTCGACCAGACGATCCGGATCTGCACCGGCGAACACGATGCCGACGCGGTCACCCCGGCCGGACCGGTCGTCGAGTAG